A stretch of the Snodgrassella alvi genome encodes the following:
- a CDS encoding cytochrome b562, whose amino-acid sequence MKTKDFVSVGILCLSLTVSSVTVQANEVNMYMGAITMSYARFNAAQTVADARKALANMRTAAVAARAQKPSALAKAPTNNPKLKVYQSEIDRLIAEIDKTGKLVNAGKLAEAKTEGRKILQLRDEGHAAMKH is encoded by the coding sequence ATGAAGACAAAAGATTTCGTGTCAGTAGGAATATTGTGTCTATCGCTGACCGTATCCAGTGTAACTGTACAAGCGAATGAAGTGAATATGTATATGGGGGCGATTACCATGAGCTATGCACGATTCAATGCTGCTCAGACCGTTGCAGATGCACGTAAGGCTTTAGCTAATATGCGTACGGCGGCCGTGGCTGCACGGGCACAAAAACCATCCGCTCTGGCCAAGGCGCCAACTAATAATCCGAAACTGAAAGTTTATCAGTCTGAAATAGATAGGTTGATTGCTGAAATTGATAAAACTGGTAAGTTGGTGAATGCCGGCAAACTGGCTGAAGCCAAAACCGAGGGCAGAAAAATTCTGCAGTTGCGAGATGAGGGGCATGCAGCCATGAAGCACTGA